The genomic stretch CTTCCGAAGAATGAACTCCTTTTCAAACAGGGCCCGGGCCTGGCGGAGATCATCACAGGCAAACCAGGGCTCTGATGACTGCTGGGTCGGTTGCAGGATATAATCGGGAAGGGCAGAGAGATCTATTTCTGGACCCGAAGACATGATCACCAACCGCTCCACCAGATTGCGAAGCTCCCGAACATTGCCTGGCCAATGATAACGTTTAAGGGCCTCAATGACCGCCGGCGAAACCTTTTTGTGTCCTAAACCGGTACTCTGGGCAATCTCTTTGAGAAAATCCTCTATGAGGAGAGGGATGTCTTCCACCCGCTCCCTTAAGGGGGGCACCTCAATAGGAACCACATTGAGACGGTAGTAAAGATCCTCTCGGAAGTTGCCCCGCTCTATCTCCTTGCGCAAATCCTTATTGGTGGCCGCAATGATCCGGACATCTACCTTGATGGTCCGGGTACCACCGACCCTCTCAAAGCGCTGCTCCTGAAGGATACGCAGAATCTTGGCCTGGGTCTTAAGACTCATATCGCCTATTTCATCAAGGAAGAGGGTGCCACCGTTGGCCAGATCAAACTTTCCCTTTTTAGAAGTCACGGCCCCGGTAAAGGCCCCCTTCTCATAGCCAAAAAGCTCGGCCTCAATAAGCTCCTCCGGGATGGCAGCGCAGTTTATCTCCACCAGGGGGCGATGGCGTCGTCGGCTGGCCGCGTGAATCATCTGGGCCACAACCTCCTTCCCTGAGCCGGACTCTCCCAAGATAAGAACCGTAGAATCTGTGGCCGCCACCCGGGCAATCTGCTCCCTTAAACGAACCACAGCGGCACTGGCTCCGGTAATCTGTCGGGGCCGGACCTTGCCCTTTAGAAGGACGTTTTCCGTCTCCAGGGCCCGAAACTTCAGGGCATTTTGCACCGAAAGGATGACTCGATCATAGGAAAGGGGCTTTTCGATAAAGTCATGGGCCCCCAGCTTGGTCGCCCGAACGGCAGTCTCCACCGTGCCGTGGCCAGAGATGATGATCACCGGCAGATCAGGATAAAGGCCCTTTAGCTCCTTGAGGACATCAAGGCCATCTAAGTCCGGAAGCCAAACATCAAGGAGAACAAGATCCGGCGTCACCTCCGGGATCCGATCTAAGGCCTGCCGACCAGAGGTGGCCCCGAAAACCTCAAAGCCCTCGTCTTCAAGGATTCCGGAGAGGGCTTCGATAATGCTCTCCTCATCATCTACTATCAGGATCTTCTCCGCCATAACCCCTTGGCCAGGCCTTCCCTGTAGCTAAAGTTGGTTTCATAGATTAGGTAAAACTACCAAACCCCTTCTCCCTTGACCAGGCAGACTACTCCCCTCTCAAGGGAAGCTCTATAACAAAACGGGCCCCGCGGGGAAGGTTATCCTCCACCCAGACCTTTCCATTGTGTTCCGTAACAATAGAGTTGACAATGGCCAACCCTAAGCCGGTGCCTCCCTTCTTACGAGAAAAATAGGGTTCAAAGAGCCGGGCCTTGTCTTCCGGAGAGACACCGGGGCCAGTATCGGCCACCACCAAACGAACCCAATCTGACTCGGTGACAATCTCCACCTGAATCTCGCCTCCTTGAGGCATGGAGGCCACAGCATTATCAAGAAGGTTTATCAGGGCCCGTTTGATCTGATCTCGATCAAAGAGAAAGACCGGGGGGCGGGAAGGGGCCTTCAGATTAAAGGAAAATTCTCGATGGGCCTCGCTATACAGGGAGAGAACCTCCTCAACCACCTGAACCAGATCATGCAGAGCCGGTCGGGAGGCTGGCATTCGAGCAAATGAAGAGAACTCATTTACCAGACGACGCAATTCTTCAACCTGTTTTTCAATGGTCTTGGTACACCGATCAAGGACTTCCCCCTCCTCGGGACCAAGCTTTTGAAGATAGCGTCGCCTAAGCCGCTGGGCAGAAAGCTGAATAGGGGTAAGGGGGTTCTTAACCTCATGGGCTATCCGTCGGGCCACCTCCCGCCAGGCAGCTATCCGCTGGATCTTCTCTTTTTCAGTAAGATCATCAAAGACCAGGACCGCCCCGACCTCCTGACCGCTTTCATCCTTCAGGATGGTCAAGGTGGCCAGGATATATATCTCCCGCCCGCGAAGAAGGAGACGGAAAGTCTGCTGGGCCGAACCCCGGGGACTCTGACGGGCCTTCTCCAAAAAGGCCTCGGCCTGCTCTCTCAATTCATCAGGGAGGACATCCCGCCAGGGCCTGCCGACCAGCTCCCCCCCAGATACCTCCAGAAACTCCTCGGCAAAGCGATTGACCGTGGTCACCCGGCCTTGAGCATCTATCGAGATAACCCCGGCCGCCACGTTGCGAAGAATGGTTTCGATATAAGAATGACGCCGGGCCAGCTCCTGATGGCTCTTCTGAAGGGCTCGGGTGGCCTCTTCAGCCAGGAGTTTACTCTCTTTGAGGTCCCGGGTCATACTGTTGAAGGCAGCCACCAGCGAGGCCAACTCGTCCTGGGCCGAAACCTCTAGGGTAAAGTCCAGATCTCCTCCAGCCACCCGGTGGGTGGCTTCGGCCAAGGCCTGAACAGGTTCTGTAATTCCCCGGGCAAAGCGAAAACCGAACCATACGGCCACCAGAACAATCAGGAGGGTCACCAGGGCCAGGGTGATTATCAGACTGGCCTTAATAGGCTGTTTAAGAAATTTGAGCTGTCGGTAAGTCTCGTAGCCCCGGTTAATGTCCTCCATGAGCTGGCCCAGGTTGGGGTCAAGAAGGAGACCGGCCACCAGAACCGCCTCCGGACGCCCTTCCCGATAGACGGGCACGGCCACCCGGATAAGAAGCCCCTGGCGAATCCGGCTGGTCTCGGTCACGGTCTCCCCCTTTAAGGCCTTGGCCAAAAGAGAAGGGGGGAATGGCCCGGGAGGATCCATCTCCAGCTCTTGGACCCGACTGGTCGCCAAAGGCTGAAGAGAGGGGGTAAAAAGCTCTAAGGTGTCAAAGCGATACTCCAGACGTTTGTGTCTCACATACTCTTCAAGGAGACTGGCATCAGAAAAATCATATTGAGCCAGCCCGATGGCCAGACCTCGAGCATAGTCAGCCAGTCTTTCCTGGGTTTCCGCATAAAAGGCCTTACCCAGGGAAAGGGCCTCCTGAAGAGAACGATCCAGGCGGGAAGAAAACCAGTAGTCTAAGCTGGTGGAGACAAACTGAAGAGAGACAAAAAAGAGCAGGATAGTGGGGATAAGGGAGAGAAAGACAAAGGCCACCACCATTTTGGTTTTTAGCTTGGCTCCAAGAATGTTGCGCTTATTCTCAAAGATGAGCTTGACCACATTGCGGACCACAAGGAATATGACCAGAAGAAGCAGGAGAACATTGATGTTTATAAGGGCAAAGATGAAGACATTTCCCCCGAGGGGAAGCTCCACCTCCATAGAAAGCAGGCGGGATTCCACCAGGGTAAGGATTCCTACCAGAACCAGGGCCACCAGAATAATGATCTTCTCGCGCCTTCTTCTCTTCGCCTCAGCCTGCTCTCGAGAGATAATCTCGTCTTTAGTGGCGGCCATTCTTAAAGCCTAAACTTGATACTCACCCAATCGGTGGCCTGACTTTCCTTGCGAAAAAAAAGAACCCCTACCAGTCTGGAGGGAAGCGAAGGTGTGGCCATTTTCTCCAAGAAGCCCCTCACCCTTAAACGATAGCGCTTTCCGGAGCGAAGCTGCTGGACGGGAATAAGAGGCAGGTCGTTGATCTCCGTGGCCATCTTGATGGCCTCCTTAAGCTCCTGGGTCTGGTCAATGGGATGGGTGGTCCCCGGATAATGAATGAGATAGACGTTTTTCAGGTGATCAAAATAAATAATCCTGGTGACCTCCTGAATGAGAAGCTTACGATCAGGACGCAGACGGCGAAGCTCAAAAAGCTCCACCTGGAAGCGAAAACGCACCGGAATACCGTGTCTTAAGGCCTCTTCTACCTTTTGATAGGGAATATCATTAAGAGAAAAGTAGGCCAGGACATAGTTCCTAGAATTGGCTACCGTAAGATCGGAAATTATTAAGGCATTAACAGGTGTAGCCAGCAGGAAAAGCAGAAGTGAAAAAAAGAGCCACCTATAGCCTCTTTTTAGAGGAAAACCCGACTTCACGGTTACGCCCCCACGGCCAGATAACCTCCTGACCGCTAAAAAAAGCGGTTAATCAACCGGGCATTCTACTTGGGGGGCGAACCTTATTCAAGCCTGGGCTGCAGCCAGAGAGGAAACTCGAGAACAGGAGAAGGACTCTCCAAGCTCAGGAACAAGGCGCCAGGCCGACTCCTGAGCCCTTAAGGCCCTGATCGCCTTGAGATGAAGACCATGGCCCGTCTTCTCGGCCACCACCCGACCCATCAGAGGGAAACCAAGAAGGTAAAGGTCTCCCAGTAGATCCAGGGCCTTGTGGCGAACAAATTCGTCATCAAAGCGCAAGCCTCCCTGATTAAGGACACCCTCTCGGGTGAGGACTATGGCGTTGTCCAGAGACCCTCCCCGAGCATAGCCATTGCGGCGGAGATATTCGATCTCATGGAGGAAGCCAAAAGTCCGGGCCGGGGCGAGCTCTTCTATAAAGCGTTGCCGGGAAAGCCGGCGCACATAAGACTGCTGGCCAATGGCCTGGTGGGGAAAATCTATAAGAACCTCAAGCTCTAAATCTGAGGCCGGCAGAAAGGCCACCTTCTTACCATCTTCCTCCAAGCTAAAAGGACGGCTGACCTTGATGAAGCGACGCCGAAAGCGCTGTCGTCTTAGACCGGCCTGGCGGATCAGATGAACAAAGGCCTTGGCACTACCGTCCATGGCCGGAACCTCCGGCCCATCGATCTCCACGATAACATTATCCACCCCCATACCGGCCAGGGCGGCCATGAGATGCTCAATGGTGGCCACCGTAGCCTCTCCCACACCAATGACCGTGCTAAGCTCGGTGTGGACAACGTAATCCACTCTGGCCGGAATCACCCTGGGGGGATCAACATCTACCCGAACAAAGACCACGCCCTGATTCGGCTCTGCCGGACGCAACCTTAGACGGACAAGCTCTCCGGTATGAAGACCAACCCCCGCAGCCGAAACCTCTCTTTTTAGAGTGTGTTGAAAATGCCACATAAAGCGCCTCCGGCAAAATCTCTCCCTTAAAAAAGCAGATATTATGCCAAGACATCCAGGAGGCGTAAGTTGTTAATTTAACGACATTTATTAGGCAGGCCGGACCAGAGGTCGCAGAGAGGGTGTGTCTTTTTGCCACGGGCGTGGTAAAAAAGACACACCTAGCTGAGCCCCAGACGCTTCAGGGCCTTAGGGTCGCGTCGCCAATCACGAAGCACCTTGACCCAGAGATCGAGATAGACCTTCCGCCCTAGAAGAAATTCCAGCTCCTCCCGGGCCAGTTGGCCTATCTTTTTGAGCATCTGTCCTCCTTTGCCGATGATGATTCCCTTCTGGGAATCTCGCTCCACAAAGACCGTGGCCCTTATCCGAACGAGGTTTTTTTCGGGAACCTCCTCCCAGTCTTCGATGGTTACCGCGGTGGCGTAGGGGATTTCCTGACCGGTAAGCAGAAAAATCTTTTCCCTCACAATCTCTGCCGCCAGCTGGCGCTCTGTCTGATCGGTAAAGGTCTCGGCATCGTAGAATGGGGGCCCTTCTGGAAGTAGTTTAACAATCTCCTGAAGAAGCTCCGAAAGGCCATCTCCCTTAAGGGCAGAGATAGGCACGATGGCCGAGAAGGCATAGGCCTTGGAGAAGGCCTCTATCATCGGAAGGAGCTCGCTTTTTTTGATTTGGTCTATCTTGTTGAGGGCCAAAACGGCGGGCTTCTTGGTCCGGTAAAGTAACTTGATGATCTGGTCCTCCAGCCTGGGCTCCCGCTTGGCTACATCAACCACCATGAGGACAACATCGACCTCCTCAATGGCCCTTACCGCCGCCTCAACCATGGCCTGATTAGCCAAGATTTTGGATTCATGGATACCTGGAGTATCCACAAAGACAATCTGGAAGTCAGGACCACTTAAAACTCCCCGGATTTGATGTCGGGTGGTCTGGGGCTTGGGGGTACAGATGGCTACTTTTTGACCAAGATACTGGTTGAGTAATGTAGATTTGCCCACGTTAGGGGCTCCAATAATGGCCACGTATCCCGAACGGAAACCTTCAGGAAACTCCGAGATGGAAAAGGATTGAGGGGATTCGGTCATGGGAATTAAACTCCTTAAAAGCTTCTTTAGCAGGCGGCCAAAAATTAAGGCACCTTAAGATAGGATTCAAGGCGAGCCAGCTTTTTAGGGCCAATTCCCTTTATGTCTTTGAGGCGAGAGAGGGAATCTATTCGCCCCTCCTTTTGCCTCAAAGAGACGATGGCCCGAGCTAAAGAGGGGCCGATTCCCGGCACAAGAACCAGCTCCTCCTCCCGGGCCCGATTCAGGGAAAGAGGCTGAAAACATAAAAGGCGTTGGGCCTCGGTCTGGGGAACAAAGAGCGGAAGCTGGTGGTAGTAAAATGGCCGCCCCAGAGGTCTCAAGGCTCCTAGGCCGAGAACAAGCAAGCCCAGGATCAAGGCCAGATAAAAGCATTTCCTAGGCGGCCTCAAGGCGCTTTCTCCGGCTCTTAAGAAGCTTATAGATGATGGCATCCACCAGGGCCTGCCAAGAGGCTTCTATAATATCGTGGGAGACTCCCACGGTACCCCAGCGATCTTCGCCGTCTTTGGACTGGATAAGCACCCGTACCTTGGCGGCCGTCCCCGGCTCGCCAGCCAGGACCCGAACCTTGTAATCTTCAAGCTCCATATCCGCAAGCTCAGGATAAAAGGCCAAGAGAGCCTTGCGCACGGCGTTATCCAGGGCATTCACCGGACCATTACCCACGGCGGCGGTGTGCTCCTCTTCTCCGCGGACTTTAAGCCTAACCGTAGCCTCTACCAGACTCCTTTCATCCTCCAGACGCTTTACATCCAGGACTCGAAAGCTGATAAGATCAAAAAAGCCAAAAGTCTCTTTGCGCCCCTCGACGATCCGACGCATGAGGAGCTCAAAACTGGCCTCAGCCGCCTCATATTGGTAGCCTTCGTTCTCCCTCTCCTTGAGGCGAACAACTATCTCCTTGACCACCGGATCCTCAGCCGAAAGGGAGATACCAAACTGCCTGGCCTTATAGAGAACATTGCTCTTTCCGGCCAGATCGGAAATAAGAATCCGTTGGCTGTTGCCTACCAGTTCTGGACGTATGTGCTCGTAAGTCTCCGGATTGCGGGAGACAGCACTTACGTGGACTCCGCCTTTATGGGCAAAGGCACTCCGCCCTACGTAGGGCAGATACTTGTTATGGGGAAGATTGGCGATTTCAAAGACAAATCGGGAGACCTCGGTCAGCCGACGCAACCTCTCCGGCTCTCCGGCCTTACACTTAAATCCCATTTTAAGGACCAGCCCGGGAATAATGGAGCAAAGATTGGCGTTTCCACAACGCTCCCCAAAGCCGTTTATGGTCCCCTGGACATGGCGGGCCCCTACAGAGACAGCCATAAGAGAGTTGGCCACCGCCGTGTCAGAGTCGTTGTGGGCATGAATGCCCAGGGAGATATCTTTTCCTAGACGGGAGCGGACTTCTTTGATGATCTCCGCAATCTCCTGGGGCAGAGTGCCACCATTGGTATCGCAGAGGACCAGACAGTCAGCCCCGCCCTCTATGGCCTTCTTCAGGGTGGCCAGGGCATAGTCCGAATTAGCCTTAAAGCCATCAAAGAAGTGTTCGGCGTCATAGAAAAGCCTCTCTGCATGGGGGCGAAGATAGGCCAGGGAGTCTCGAATAAGCTCCAGGTTTCTCTCCAGGGTAATCCTCAAGGCATCCCGAACGTGAACATCCCAGGTCTTACCAAAGATGGTGATCACCGGAGTCTGGGCCTCAATGAGGGCCCGCAGGTTGGGATCCTCCTCGGCCCGGTACTTGGCCATGTGGGTGGAACCGAAGGCCGCTATCTTGGCCCAACCCAGATGATAATTGCGAATCTCCCGGAAAAACTGGACATCTTTGGGATTAGACCCCGGCCAGCCACCTTCAATGTAGTCAATCCCCAGCTCATCAAGCTTGAGAGCTACCTGAATTTTATCCTCTACCGAAAGATTGACGTCTTCGGCCTGCGTCCCATCCCGAAGGGTGGTGTCATAGATCTCAACGTAAGCTTTGTCTTTCTCTCCCATATCCCTTCCTCCCGGCCTAAAGACCCTCCTCTCGAGGGTGGCTATCCTCTCCGAGCCCAAAGGCATCGTGGAGGGCCCTTACGGCCAGCTCGGTAAATTTCTCTTCTATCACGCAAGATATTTTAATCTCGGAGGTGGAAATCATCATGATGTTTATTCCATAACGGGCCAGGGTCTCAAACATCTTGCTGGCCACCCCGGGCTGGGTGCGCATCCCTACCCCCACGATGGACACCTTGGCGATCTCCGTCTCACCCGAAACCCCTTCGGCCCCAATCTCTTCGGCCACCTGTCTTACGATCTCCATGGCCCGGGAGTAATCTGTCCGGGGCACAGTAAAGGTAAGGTCCGTATAAGCACCATCTCTCTTGACGTTCTGAAGGATCATGTCCACCACTATTCCGGACTCCGAAAGGGCGCCAAAGAGTTTGGCCGCTATCCCCGGCCGATCAGGGACACGGTAGAGGGTAATTCGAGCCTCATTGCGGTTGTAAGTCACTCCAGAAACCAGAACCTTTTCCATCTCTTCATCCTCCTCCACGACCATGGTCCCCGGCTCTTCAGAAAAACTGGAACGAACATGCAAGGGGACCCCATAGCGCATGGCGAATCCCACCGAACGAATCTCTAAGACCTTAGCCCCCAAACTGGCCAGCTCCAGCATCTCTTCGTATGAGACCCGGGGAATTTTCCGGGCGTTGGAGACAATGTGAGGATCGGCGGTAAAAACCCCTTCGACATCTGTGAATATCTCGCAAAGATCAGCCTTAAGGGCCGCTGCCAAGGCTACAGCCGTGGTGTCTGAACCCCCTCGCCCCAAGGTGGTGATATCCCCCGCCTCGGTAACTCCCTGGAATCCAGCCACGATGACTACCTCTCCCCGGGCCAGATCAGCCTGGAGCCGCTGGGTATCAATGCCGACAATCCGGGCCCGACCGAAGAGAGAATCGGTGTGGATTTGAACCTGATGGCCCAGATAGGACTTGGCCGGATAACCCATGGCCTTTAAGGCCATGGCCAAAAGGGCTACCGAAACCTGTTCTCCGGTAGAGACCAGGACATCAAGCTCCCGGGGATCGGGATCCGGAGTCAGGGCCTGGGCCAGGGAAAGAAGACGATCCGTCTCCCCGGCCATGGCCGAAACCACAACGACCAGATCGTGGCCTTTATCTTTGTAGCCGGCCACCCTTCGGGCCACATTCCGAATTCGCTCTATGTCCCCTACGGATGTTCCCCCAAACTTCTGGACAATGAGCATGGTTACTCCTTTCCCTTATCTCCGCTCCAGATAGGATCCTGACCAAAGTGCAGGAACCACCAATCCTCAGGGTCCGCCCCGTCTTCGTTAGGGGTCAGAGTGATCCGGTATCGTTCACAATAATCCATCAGGAGGCGATAGGCCTGATTGAGACGCTGTTGGCGAACAGCATCGCCCTGATGATCTGGATGGGTCTCCAGGCTCAGACGACGATACTGCTCCTTAATCTCTAAAATGGTCGCCTTCTCTGGAAGCCCCAGCACTCTTCGGGCCTCCTCCAGGCGCTGCCACTTGTCCCTGGCCATTCCTCTCTCCTATGAAATAGATGAGTGTAACAATGCCCGAGAAAGGAGGCAACCGAGCTCTTTAAAGAGCCCCTTGATTTTGGCCCCCTCCTCGGCCACAATGGCAGGACCATGAAGGCCATGGTTGAGGTGGTAGCCGCTATTATTAAAGACCCGGAACGGGGCCTGCTCCTGTGCCGCCGTCCGCCAGAGAAAATCCGTGGTGGTCTCTGGGAGTTTCCTGGAGGCAAGGTAGAATCAGGCGAAGATCTCAAAGAGGCCCTTTCCCGAGAGATCCGCGAGGAGCTGGGGGTGGAAATCAATGTGGGCCATCTCCTGGGAGTAGTTGATCACGACTACCCGGAGGGGCGGATTCGCCTCTTTGGGTTTCTATCCGAGATTCGCCAGGGAACCCCCCGCTCCCTAGAGGGGCAAAAGCTCTCCTGGGTCGAGCCGGAAGAGATCTCCTCCTTGGATTTGGCCCCGGCTGACCGGCGTCTATGGCAGGCTATTGTAGAAAATGGAGGACTTTATGGACCTTAGGCTCTTTATTTCTGTCTTTGTGGCTATATTTTTGGCCGAATTGGGAGATAAAACCCAACTGGCCACCATGAGCCTAAGCGCCGCCGACCACCGCCGCTGGACCATCTTTTTAGCTGCCTCCTCAGCCCTTGTTCTCTCCAGCCTTTTAGGGGTTCTGCTGGGAGGCCTAATCGGCCAGGTAATCCCTTTTAACATGGTTAAGATAGGCGCCGGAATCTTGTTTATCCTCATAGGAATAGCTATGATCCTCGGCAAGCTATGACTACAGAGAAAAAAACGCCAAACCTTGATCCTTCAGACATCCGGATCCTCTCTGTCCTCCAGGATGATATTCCCTTAGTTGAACGCCCCTTCGCCGCCCTGGCGGAGAAGATTGGACTCTCGGAAGAAGAATTCCTCAAGAAGATTAAGGGCCTCCTTGAGCGAGGACTCATCCGACGTTTTGGGGCTACCATCCGCCATGATCGCTCGGGCTACAAGGCCAACGCCATGGTGGCCTGGCAGGTTCCCGAAGAGCGCCTAGAAGAGGTCGGGCAGCTTATGGCTGAAACCCCCGGCGTGACCCATTGCTATGCCCGGCGGGCCCCAGACTTCTGGCCTTACACCCTCTACACCATGGTTCATGGGCCAGATGAGGAGAGTTGTCTGGCCTTAATCCAGGAAATGTCCCTGAAGACCGGGGTCAAAACCTATGAGATTCTCTTTACGGAACGAGAGTTTAAAAGAAGCACCAGACGTTACTTCTTCTAAGCAAGAAGAAATATCGAGGAGGGAAGACCATGGAGAACAAGCTCTCCCAGGCCTTTTATAGCAAAGCCCTAGAGTATATTCCTGGTGGAGTCAACAGCCCGGTGCGAGCCTGCAAATCTGTAGGGGCAGATCCTGTCTTCATCGCCCAGGGTGCCGGGGCCCGGATTTGGGATGTCGATGGCCGGGAGTATATCGATTATGTGGCCTCGTGGGGGCCTCTCATCTTAGGTCATGCCCATCCTGAGGTGATCGCTGCCGTCACCGAGGCCGCTCAGGAGGGCACCAGCTTTGGAGCCCCCACCTGGAGAGAGGTAGAGCTGGCCCAGCTTATCTGCCAGCTGGTGCCCTCCATAGAGATGGTCCGCCTAGTGAACTCCGGGACCGAGGCCACCATGAGTGCCATCCGGCTGGCCAGGGGCTATACTGGCCGGAAAAAGATTGTCAAGTTTGATGGCTGTTATCATGGCCATGCCGACTCCTTCCTGGTGAAGGCCGGAAGTGGTGTGGCTACCCTAGGGATTCCCGGAAGCCCTGGTGTCCCGGAGGAAATCGTCGCCAATACCATCTCCATCCCTTACAATGATCTAAAGACCCTCAAAGAAGTCCTCGACACCCAGGGAGATGAGATTGCCTGCGTCATCGTTGAGCCTGTGGCTGGAAACATGGGAGTGGTTCCACCGAGGGAGGATTTTCTTCCCCGATTGCGGGAATGGACCGAGCAGAGGGGAATTGTCCTCATCTTCGATGAAGTCATCACCGGCTTTCGGGTGGCCCTGGGCGGGGCTCAGGAACTTTATCAGGTAAAGCCAGATCTTACCTGTCTGGGGAAGATCATCGGGGGCGGGCTACCGGTGGGAGCTTATGGAGGCAAAAAGGAGATCATGAACCAGGTGGCCCCGGAGGGGCCTGTTTATCAGGCCGGCACCTTATCCGGCAACCCGCTGGCCACTGCCGCTGGCTTGGCCACCCTTAAAGTCCTCTCCCGACCGGGCACTTACGAGGCCCTGGAGGCCCGAGCGGAGGCCCTGGCTCAGGGGCTGGCCGAAATCCTGAAGGGGCTGTCGTTGCCGGTAAAGATGAATCGGGTGGGCTCCATGATGACCCTTTTCTTCACCAATCAGGAGGTAGTAGATTTTAACACCGCCGCCAGCTCTGATACCAAACTCTATGGACGCTACTGGCGAGCTATGCTGGCCGAGGGAATCTACCTGGCTCCATCTCAGTTTGAGGCGGCCTTTATCTCTCTGGCCCATGGCCGGGAAGAGATAGACGAGACATTAAACGCCGCGGCTAAGGTCCTTAAGGGGCTGATATAATCCAGACAAATGAAAATTTTCCAAAACTCAGCCGTCAATGATTGTCAAAATGAATATTGACTCAGTAAGTTTGCCTGTGCTATGGGTGGTTGAGTTTTGGGAGAAGTAATATGGGAGGAGGAAGTCATCTCCAAGAAGAAGGAGCCCGGGACATTTCGCTGGATGTTCGGGCTTCTGGGAGAGGCCCTGGGCATAGGGATAGCTGTCATTGGTTCTATCCTTGCTGGCTTGGCCTTTGGCTACTTTCTGGATAACAAGGTCTTTGACGGACGAACATATCCATGGTTAACGACCATATTTCTCATACTGGGAGCCATTGGCGGGTTCAAAAATCTTTTTGTAATGACCAAAAGGAGGTTTAAAGAGTGATCTTCCGTCTGGAGATGAATGAGCGTTTTATCCGCCGGCTCCATATAGCTAACTGGACGTTAACCCTTTCCCTGGCCTTGGCCGGGGTTCTTCTCTCCTATCCTCGGTCGATTGTCTTGGGGCTCCTCTTTGGAGGAATAATCAGCAATCTTAATTTTCACTCCCTCCACCGGGATATCCGCCATTTTGTCATAAAGCTTCGGGCCCAAAGGCCCGGCTCTTACTATCTGAAGTATGGGCTCCGGCTGATGGCTACCGCCGTCATTCTTTACTTTCTCGTCTCCCGAAAGATTGCCCATCCCGTAGCCCTGCTTTTGGGGCTTTCAGTAGTGGTCATCAATATCCTCATTGTGGCCCTTTCAGAGGCCACCAGAGGATTAGTTCTAAAAACTAAGGAGGGGTAACCAATCATGGAACATCCGATACTGTTTCTCTCGCTCATCCTGGACAAGCTTGGTCTGCCAGCCTATGGCGGTAATACCGTTTTGGCCAAGCTGTTAGCCCCTTACATGGTTTATAGCTACTTTACCTGTCTTTTTTTGATCATCATTGGCAAGTGGGGTACGGCCAAGCTGGAGCTTATCCCCAGAGGCAAGCAGAATTTCTTCGAATTTATTGTTGAGGCCCTCCGAGACTTCTCCCGGGATAACCTCCCTAACGAAGAAGTCTTTCGGATGACCTTTCCCCTTATTGCCACTTTCTTTCTTTATATACTTACAGCCAACCTTATCGGCCTGATTCCCGGTTTTATGTCTCCCACGGCCAACCTTAATGTCACCCTGGGCTGCACTCTGATTACCATTGTTTACTATCACTTTTTGGGTTTCAGATTTCATGGCCTGGGATATCTCAAGAGTTTTATGGGGCCCATTATCTGGATTGCCCCCATGATGATCCCCATAGAGATCTTCAGCCATATTGGTCGAATCCTCTCTCTCTCCTTCCGACTCTTTGGTAACCTGGTCTCCAAGGAGATTCTCCTGGGGATCTTGGTTATGTTGGCCGGGCCCTTTCTGGCCCCGCTACCGGTGATGGTCCTGGGAGTTTTGGTCTGCTTTATTCAGGCTCTGGTCTTCATCGTCCTTTCTCTGGCTTATTTTGCCGGGGCGGTGGAGGAACACCATTAAACCTTTTGATGATATCCGAT from Thermosulfuriphilus ammonigenes encodes the following:
- a CDS encoding ATP-binding protein → MAATKDEIISREQAEAKRRRREKIIILVALVLVGILTLVESRLLSMEVELPLGGNVFIFALININVLLLLLVIFLVVRNVVKLIFENKRNILGAKLKTKMVVAFVFLSLIPTILLFFVSLQFVSTSLDYWFSSRLDRSLQEALSLGKAFYAETQERLADYARGLAIGLAQYDFSDASLLEEYVRHKRLEYRFDTLELFTPSLQPLATSRVQELEMDPPGPFPPSLLAKALKGETVTETSRIRQGLLIRVAVPVYREGRPEAVLVAGLLLDPNLGQLMEDINRGYETYRQLKFLKQPIKASLIITLALVTLLIVLVAVWFGFRFARGITEPVQALAEATHRVAGGDLDFTLEVSAQDELASLVAAFNSMTRDLKESKLLAEEATRALQKSHQELARRHSYIETILRNVAAGVISIDAQGRVTTVNRFAEEFLEVSGGELVGRPWRDVLPDELREQAEAFLEKARQSPRGSAQQTFRLLLRGREIYILATLTILKDESGQEVGAVLVFDDLTEKEKIQRIAAWREVARRIAHEVKNPLTPIQLSAQRLRRRYLQKLGPEEGEVLDRCTKTIEKQVEELRRLVNEFSSFARMPASRPALHDLVQVVEEVLSLYSEAHREFSFNLKAPSRPPVFLFDRDQIKRALINLLDNAVASMPQGGEIQVEIVTESDWVRLVVADTGPGVSPEDKARLFEPYFSRKKGGTGLGLAIVNSIVTEHNGKVWVEDNLPRGARFVIELPLRGE
- a CDS encoding sigma-54-dependent transcriptional regulator; this encodes MAEKILIVDDEESIIEALSGILEDEGFEVFGATSGRQALDRIPEVTPDLVLLDVWLPDLDGLDVLKELKGLYPDLPVIIISGHGTVETAVRATKLGAHDFIEKPLSYDRVILSVQNALKFRALETENVLLKGKVRPRQITGASAAVVRLREQIARVAATDSTVLILGESGSGKEVVAQMIHAASRRRHRPLVEINCAAIPEELIEAELFGYEKGAFTGAVTSKKGKFDLANGGTLFLDEIGDMSLKTQAKILRILQEQRFERVGGTRTIKVDVRIIAATNKDLRKEIERGNFREDLYYRLNVVPIEVPPLRERVEDIPLLIEDFLKEIAQSTGLGHKKVSPAVIEALKRYHWPGNVRELRNLVERLVIMSSGPEIDLSALPDYILQPTQQSSEPWFACDDLRQARALFEKEFILRKLKSHGGNISQTAEAIGLERSHLYRKMRSLGIWGVKSGEG
- the era gene encoding GTPase Era translates to MTESPQSFSISEFPEGFRSGYVAIIGAPNVGKSTLLNQYLGQKVAICTPKPQTTRHQIRGVLSGPDFQIVFVDTPGIHESKILANQAMVEAAVRAIEEVDVVLMVVDVAKREPRLEDQIIKLLYRTKKPAVLALNKIDQIKKSELLPMIEAFSKAYAFSAIVPISALKGDGLSELLQEIVKLLPEGPPFYDAETFTDQTERQLAAEIVREKIFLLTGQEIPYATAVTIEDWEEVPEKNLVRIRATVFVERDSQKGIIIGKGGQMLKKIGQLAREELEFLLGRKVYLDLWVKVLRDWRRDPKALKRLGLS
- the lpxC gene encoding UDP-3-O-acyl-N-acetylglucosamine deacetylase; the encoded protein is MWHFQHTLKREVSAAGVGLHTGELVRLRLRPAEPNQGVVFVRVDVDPPRVIPARVDYVVHTELSTVIGVGEATVATIEHLMAALAGMGVDNVIVEIDGPEVPAMDGSAKAFVHLIRQAGLRRQRFRRRFIKVSRPFSLEEDGKKVAFLPASDLELEVLIDFPHQAIGQQSYVRRLSRQRFIEELAPARTFGFLHEIEYLRRNGYARGGSLDNAIVLTREGVLNQGGLRFDDEFVRHKALDLLGDLYLLGFPLMGRVVAEKTGHGLHLKAIRALRAQESAWRLVPELGESFSCSRVSSLAAAQA
- a CDS encoding DUF4390 domain-containing protein, translating into MKSGFPLKRGYRWLFFSLLLFLLATPVNALIISDLTVANSRNYVLAYFSLNDIPYQKVEEALRHGIPVRFRFQVELFELRRLRPDRKLLIQEVTRIIYFDHLKNVYLIHYPGTTHPIDQTQELKEAIKMATEINDLPLIPVQQLRSGKRYRLRVRGFLEKMATPSLPSRLVGVLFFRKESQATDWVSIKFRL